The proteins below are encoded in one region of Pacificitalea manganoxidans:
- a CDS encoding glycosyltransferase family A protein — translation MRIAVGAITRRRPGMFAELLDSFVTMERPAGAQITFLFAENDAETTIQAELDAFRARVPEEVRFALEPRPGIPAARNTALDMALEGGFDYLTFVDDDETVRPDWLVTLMAGMEAHCCDLAGGPVALVEPDEQLSALNRAVFELQARRMKRRDRERRGFMEQGVSNPYNIYTNNWCVRLDFVREHGVRFDESLRVTGGSDSRFSLDLEAKGGRRCWVSDAVVEEPTPKKRLTLRYVYARARDQSSNSVRFKKQGLARVAGKAFARLFEAFLNLIAAPFTRGRSLAKVAYKSGVAAGLILGALGHRSRHYDSHADRYHTEVDR, via the coding sequence ATGCGTATCGCCGTCGGAGCCATCACGCGTCGTCGTCCCGGCATGTTTGCCGAATTGCTCGACTCCTTCGTGACGATGGAGCGGCCAGCGGGGGCGCAAATCACCTTTCTCTTTGCCGAGAACGACGCCGAAACCACGATCCAAGCGGAGCTTGACGCCTTTCGCGCCCGCGTGCCGGAGGAGGTCCGTTTCGCGCTGGAGCCGCGTCCGGGCATTCCCGCCGCCCGCAACACGGCGCTCGACATGGCGTTGGAGGGCGGGTTCGATTACCTGACATTTGTCGATGATGACGAGACCGTCCGGCCCGACTGGCTGGTGACGCTGATGGCGGGGATGGAGGCACATTGCTGCGATCTGGCCGGGGGGCCGGTGGCGCTGGTCGAGCCTGATGAGCAGTTGTCGGCGCTGAACCGTGCGGTGTTCGAACTTCAGGCCCGCCGCATGAAACGCCGGGATCGCGAGCGGCGCGGCTTCATGGAGCAAGGCGTGAGCAACCCCTATAACATCTACACCAACAACTGGTGCGTGCGGCTGGACTTCGTGCGCGAACACGGCGTGCGCTTTGACGAGTCGCTGCGGGTGACGGGCGGCTCCGACAGCCGCTTCAGTCTCGATCTTGAAGCAAAGGGCGGGCGGCGCTGCTGGGTGTCGGACGCGGTGGTCGAAGAGCCGACCCCGAAGAAACGCCTGACCCTGCGCTATGTCTATGCCCGCGCCCGCGACCAAAGCTCCAACAGCGTGCGGTTCAAAAAACAGGGGCTGGCGCGCGTGGCGGGCAAAGCCTTTGCGCGACTGTTCGAAGCCTTTCTGAACCTGATCGCTGCGCCGTTCACGCGCGGGCGCAGTCTGGCGAAGGTGGCTTATAAATCGGGAGTCGCGGCCGGGTTGATTTTAGGCGCGCTGGGCCATCGCAGCCGCCATTACGACAGCCATGCGGACCGTTATCACACCGAGGTCGACCGCTAG
- a CDS encoding multidrug effflux MFS transporter, with protein sequence MQPGLLRTALVLGLLSMVGPFAIDMYLPAMPAIAAGLGTTEGGVQATLTAYFLAFGVAQMVYGPWADQSGRKLPILTGIVVFFIGSVGAALAGSVEALVLWRAVQGLGGAAVMVVPRAVIRDLYTGPAATRMMAMIMLVISVSPMLAPLAGSLVLSLAGWRMVFWVLAGAAVLSVILTVTLQPETLPVARRRPVRLNFLLRGSRQLLSDPLFMGLTLVGGFGMASFFVFLASASFVYTGQYGLSPTGFSLAFAINAVGFFSASQAAGPLAVRLGMTRLILLGVGGFACFTMGLLVVTAMGGTALWVLILGLFLGNACLGTVIPTTMVLALEPHGEVAGLASSLGGTLQMLVGGVMIAVSAPFFDGTALPMVAVIAFCGAAALVLSLLTLRNLGAAPAQG encoded by the coding sequence ATGCAACCCGGTCTGCTGCGCACCGCTTTGGTGCTGGGTCTTTTGTCGATGGTCGGTCCGTTCGCGATCGATATGTATCTGCCCGCCATGCCCGCGATCGCCGCAGGGCTGGGCACCACCGAGGGCGGCGTGCAGGCGACGCTGACCGCGTATTTTCTGGCCTTTGGCGTGGCGCAGATGGTCTATGGCCCGTGGGCGGACCAATCCGGGCGCAAGCTGCCGATCCTGACCGGGATCGTGGTGTTCTTTATCGGCTCCGTCGGGGCGGCGCTGGCGGGCAGTGTCGAGGCATTGGTGCTGTGGCGCGCGGTGCAGGGGCTGGGCGGTGCGGCGGTGATGGTGGTCCCGCGCGCGGTGATCCGCGATCTTTACACCGGGCCGGCGGCGACGCGGATGATGGCGATGATCATGCTGGTGATTTCGGTGTCGCCCATGCTTGCGCCGCTGGCGGGCAGTCTGGTTCTGAGCCTTGCGGGGTGGCGCATGGTGTTTTGGGTGCTGGCGGGCGCGGCGGTGCTGTCGGTGATCCTGACCGTGACCTTGCAGCCCGAGACGCTGCCGGTCGCGCGGCGTCGCCCGGTGCGGCTCAATTTCCTGCTGCGCGGGTCGCGGCAATTGCTGAGCGATCCGCTGTTCATGGGGCTGACGCTGGTGGGCGGCTTTGGGATGGCGAGTTTCTTCGTGTTTCTCGCCTCAGCCTCGTTCGTCTATACCGGCCAATATGGGCTGAGCCCGACCGGGTTCTCGCTGGCCTTCGCGATCAACGCGGTGGGGTTCTTTTCCGCGTCGCAGGCGGCGGGGCCATTGGCCGTGCGGCTGGGCATGACCCGGCTGATCCTGCTGGGCGTCGGCGGATTTGCCTGTTTCACCATGGGGCTTCTGGTGGTCACGGCGATGGGCGGCACGGCGCTGTGGGTGCTGATCCTTGGGTTGTTTCTGGGCAATGCCTGTCTGGGCACGGTGATCCCGACGACGATGGTTCTGGCGCTTGAGCCGCATGGTGAGGTGGCGGGGCTGGCCTCGTCGCTCGGCGGCACGCTGCAGATGCTGGTGGGCGGCGTCATGATCGCGGTGAGCGCGCCGTTCTTTGACGGAACCGCGCTGCCGATGGTCGCGGTGATCGCGTTCTGCGGCGCGGCGGCGTTGGTGCTGAGCCTGCTGACCCTGCGCAATCTGGGTGCGGCCCCGGCGCAGGGGTGA
- a CDS encoding TRAP transporter substrate-binding protein — protein MDRRSFLRTSALGGSAAAAATLAAPAYAQGKRTLTMVTTWPRGLAGVWDSVERFANNMTAATDGQITVEPKAAGELVGALEVFDAVTSGQADIYHGADYYFIGQHPSFAYFTAVPFGMTAPEIMTWYYGQDGMALHHELGEIFGIKSFIAGQTGAQGGGWFRNPINSADDIQGLKFRMPGLGGQVMAKLGASVQVLPGGEIYQALSTGALDATEWIGPWSDEKLGLQEIAKNYYPAGFHEPGAALSVACNLEVFNTLTPSQQKAFELSAADAHQHNYALFIANNGPALERLKSSGVQIQTFSDDIWEAFGRASQEVLAENMDDEIYAKIHNSAMNSMRSTSGWLSVSDSAYTTQRNRVLDAL, from the coding sequence ATGGATCGTCGTTCTTTTCTGCGCACGTCTGCGCTGGGGGGCAGTGCCGCTGCCGCCGCCACTCTGGCCGCTCCGGCCTATGCGCAGGGCAAGCGCACCCTGACCATGGTCACCACATGGCCCCGCGGGCTGGCGGGCGTGTGGGATTCCGTGGAGCGGTTCGCCAATAACATGACCGCCGCCACCGATGGTCAGATCACCGTCGAGCCGAAGGCCGCGGGCGAATTGGTGGGCGCGCTGGAAGTGTTCGACGCCGTGACCTCAGGTCAGGCCGATATCTATCACGGGGCGGATTACTATTTCATCGGGCAGCACCCGTCGTTTGCCTATTTCACCGCGGTGCCCTTTGGCATGACCGCGCCGGAAATCATGACCTGGTATTACGGTCAGGACGGCATGGCGCTGCATCACGAGCTGGGCGAGATTTTCGGCATCAAGTCGTTCATCGCGGGTCAGACCGGCGCGCAGGGCGGCGGCTGGTTCCGCAATCCGATCAACTCCGCCGACGACATTCAGGGCCTAAAATTCCGTATGCCGGGCCTTGGCGGTCAGGTGATGGCAAAACTTGGCGCTTCGGTGCAGGTGCTGCCGGGCGGCGAGATCTATCAGGCCCTGTCGACAGGCGCGCTGGACGCGACCGAATGGATCGGCCCTTGGTCGGACGAGAAGCTGGGGCTTCAGGAGATCGCCAAGAACTACTACCCCGCCGGTTTCCACGAGCCGGGCGCGGCGCTGTCGGTGGCCTGTAACCTTGAGGTGTTCAACACCCTGACGCCGTCGCAGCAAAAGGCGTTCGAACTGTCCGCCGCCGATGCGCATCAGCACAACTACGCGCTGTTCATCGCCAATAACGGCCCGGCGCTGGAGCGGCTGAAATCCTCCGGCGTGCAGATCCAGACGTTCTCGGACGATATCTGGGAGGCCTTTGGCCGCGCCAGTCAGGAAGTGCTGGCGGAAAACATGGACGATGAGATCTACGCCAAGATCCACAATTCGGCCATGAACTC